A genomic region of Pseudopipra pipra isolate bDixPip1 chromosome W, bDixPip1.hap1, whole genome shotgun sequence contains the following coding sequences:
- the LOC135405276 gene encoding zinc finger protein 883-like — protein MAPAAGQPRWRRRPAGAGVGGMSLAFPVGRRQIPCLSFLLPAPGPELRTESPEDKSPRETLVGEAVLKGSPAQEGSGEEKGRRSPHRRGSKAIPGCSEEERASLCREGGRSLSQSCDLVDPEQPPSREKPLRCLECGKSFKNSSHLIRHQQIHTGARPYTCGECGKSFNQSSHLFKHQCVHTGERPYVCNDCGKSFSDSCSLIRHLHIHTGERPYMCGECGKSFSRSSHLIRHQHIHTGERPYTCGECGKSFRSSSSLIQHLHIHTGEHPYLCEECGKSFSNSSNLIQHQHIHTGERPYLCEECGKSFRNISRLIQHQHIHTGERPYLCEECGKSFRNSSRLIQHQHIHTGEHPYLCEECGKRFHTSSHLLSHEWTHTDERPFRCNDCGKGFKRNSTLVTHRRIHTKERPHKCGECGKSFTDRSTLSSHQRLHTGERPYKCLECGKSFTKSSNLTRHQRTHR, from the coding sequence atggccccggctgcaggacaaccccgctggcgccgccgtcctgccggggccggagttggggggatgtccttggccttccctgtgggccggaggcaaatcccctgcctgtccttcttgcttcctgccccaggccccgagctgaggacggagagcccggaggacaaatccccccgtgagaccctggtgggagaggccgttttgaagggctccccggcgcaggaaggcagcggggaggaaaagggccggagatccccccacaggaggggctccaaagccatcccagggtgctctgaggaggaaagagccagcctgtgccgggaaggtggccggagcttgagccagagctgtGACCTGGTGgaccctgagcagcctcccagcagggagaagcccctcaggtgcttggaatgtgggaagagcttcaagaacagctcccacctgatccgacaccagcagatccacactggggcacgtccctacacgtgtggggaatgtgggaagagcttcaaccagagctcccacctgttCAAACACCAGTGcgtccacactggggaacggccctacgTGTGTAATGATTGTGGAAAGAGTTTCAGTGACAGCTGTAGCCTGATCCGacacctgcacatccacactggagaacggccctacatgtgtggggaatgtgggaagagcttcagccggagctcccacctgatccgacaccagcacatccacactggtgaacgtccctacacgtgtggggaatgtgggaagagcttcaggagcagctccagcctgatccaacacctgcacatccacactggggaacatccctacctctgtgaggaatgtgggaagagctttagcaacagctccaacctgatccaacaccagcacatccacactggggaacgtccctacctctgtgaggaatgtgggaagagctttaggaacaTCTCCAGactgatccaacaccagcacatccacactggggaacgtccctacctctgtgaggaatgtgggaagagctttaggaacaGCTCCAGactgatccaacaccagcacatccacactggggaacatcCCTACCTCTGTgaagaatgtgggaagaggtttcacaccagctcacatctcctcagTCATGAGtggacgcacacggatgagaggcccttccgctgcaacgactgtgggaagggcttcaagcgcaactccaccctcgtcacccaccggcgcatccacaccaaGGAGAGGCCCcacaagtgtggggagtgtgggaagagcttcaccgaCAGGTCTACCCTAAGCAGTCACCAGCGcctccacactggggaacggccgtacaaatgcttggaatgtggaaagagcttcaccAAGAGCTCTAacttgaccagacaccaacggacccaccggtaa